One region of Brachybacterium saurashtrense genomic DNA includes:
- the msrB gene encoding peptide-methionine (R)-S-oxide reductase MsrB, with protein MSTDPIGARPYPLSLDDLDWRERLSPAEYQVLRQGGTERPGTGKYEEVRPAGTYVCKGCGAELFTAETQFDAHCGWPAFYAPAESDAVELLEDTSLGMRRVEVRCAACGSHLGHVFEGEGFPTPTDQRYCINSISLVHSDDA; from the coding sequence ATGTCCACCGATCCGATCGGCGCCCGCCCGTACCCGCTCAGCCTCGACGACCTCGACTGGCGCGAGCGCCTCTCCCCCGCCGAGTACCAGGTGCTGCGCCAGGGCGGCACCGAGCGGCCGGGCACCGGGAAGTACGAGGAGGTGCGGCCCGCCGGCACCTATGTGTGCAAGGGGTGCGGCGCCGAGCTGTTCACCGCCGAGACCCAGTTCGACGCCCACTGCGGCTGGCCGGCGTTCTACGCGCCGGCGGAGTCCGACGCGGTGGAGCTGCTCGAGGACACCTCACTGGGGATGCGGCGCGTCGAGGTGCGCTGCGCCGCCTGCGGTTCGCACCTGGGCCACGTGTTCGAGGGCGAGGGCTTCCCCACCCCCACGGACCAGCGGTACTGCATCAACTCGATCAGCCTGGTGCACAGCGACGACGCCTGA